A genome region from Magnolia sinica isolate HGM2019 chromosome 8, MsV1, whole genome shotgun sequence includes the following:
- the LOC131253999 gene encoding uncharacterized protein LOC131253999, with translation MMLKPDRFHEIVTLAKEMGFDQSGSNFILVICVMSRMTKLNWERKVKVFRSLGWSEDEFLSAFKLQPMCMITSQEKIRRVVDLVGTQMDLKPSSLSKHPNVFLLSLEKTIAPRCSVLRVLIQNSLIKKDLSITWALKMSEDDFLERFVIKYEENIPEIQTIYQD, from the exons ATGATGCTAAAACCCGATCGGTTTCATGAGATTGTCACATTGGCTAAGGAAATGGGGTTCGATCAGTCAGGCTCAAATTTCATCCTCGTGATCTGCGTGATGTCAAGGATGACCAAGTTGAATTGGGAAAGGAAGGTGAAGGTTTTTAGGAGTTTGGGGTGGTCTGAGGATGAGTTCCTTTCGGCATTTAAATTGCAGCCAATGTGTATGATCACGTCACAGGAGAAGATTAGGAGAGTGGTGGATTTGGTCGGGACCCAGATGGATTTGAAGCCGTCGAGTCTATCAAAACATCCCAATGTTTTCTTACTAAGTCTTGAGAAGACGATCGCACCAAGATGTTCGGTTCTGCGGGTTCTAATTCAGAACAGTCTGATTAAGAAGGATTTGAGTATAACTTGGGCACTGAAAATGAGTGAGGACGACTTCTTGGAGAGGTTTGTGATCAAGTATGAGGAGAATATCCCAGAAATACAAACAATTTATCAAG attga